Proteins encoded within one genomic window of Hermetia illucens chromosome 2, iHerIll2.2.curated.20191125, whole genome shotgun sequence:
- the LOC119648370 gene encoding uncharacterized protein LOC119648370, with protein sequence MESVGRKRMRSEEASFVPQSKYYINQQLIAARDEEKLREIHDKTMNLLFRGANNFHNNNANVNLMRSFYVIQKIRLVGNGTIAFEGDEKPSGFPVDRVESKCCKKAALINWECRNCNLVVCEFCAYSCFYCSELLCGACVTLFGCGTTDNPCCDQCKMFS encoded by the exons ATGGAGTCCGTTGGCCGCAAGAGAATGCGCTCCGAGGAAGCCTCATTCGTGCCACAGTCCAAGTATTACATAAATCAACAATTGATTGCTGCCCGGGACGAGGAAAAACTTCGCGAAATCCATG ATAAAACCATGAACCTGCTGTTCCGGGGAGCAAATAATTTCCACAACAACAACGCCAACGTGAATCTGATGCGGAGTTTCTATGTTATCCAGAAAATCAGATTGGTTGGCAACGGGACGATCGCGTTTGAAGGGGATGAAAAG CCGTCGGGGTTTCCAGTGGATCGTGTCGAGTCCAAGTGCTGCAAGAAGGCGGCCCTGATCAACTGGGAATGTCGGAATTGTAATTTAGTTGTTTGCGAATTTTGTGCCTACAGTTGCTTTTACTGTTCTGAACTGTTATGCGGAGCGTGTGTTACTTTGTT TGGATGCGGTACGACTGATAACCCATGCTGTGATCAATGCAAAATGTTCTCATAG
- the LOC119648899 gene encoding glutamate receptor ionotropic, delta-1-like has product MWSILSFILFLIFWTRCDCYVLKDKDSILVDYFRTRNVNAITYATCAEEENGFQIYGTIEKLMTQGFMIAVFKKNLENEFSIAPHQHNMGVFLNLACPKSDHVLRRAETNNYFSEAYYWIIQGTSFESATERLNRVFIPPCSQVLVIYLNEGSFQLKYFYKAASDTPLRIDNKSHAFHGEIIPNRKDLEGIYLRSIIVIAFPDVFTTLDDQRMRHIDTMAKANFPISRNLREDLNFNFDMQQADNFGWRRPNGSFDGMVGKLQRNEVDFGNVAIFMRLDRIPIVDFAADTIRVRACIMFRQPPLSAVTNIFALPFTGEVWFAILLFLVTTIIALKVLVSYATTPVNMNFMDCVDFAWGAMCQQGFYVDVVSRSGRILVFTTFVTALFLFTSFSANIVALLQSPSETIKSLYELALSPLELGVQDTVYNKIYFKETTDPVTKFLFEKKISPKGDAVFMRPEIGIKRMRKQLFAYQVESQAAYQIISDTYSEPEKCGLKELEPFQLPPMSIPMRKDFPYKELFRQRLRWQREVGLIRREATRWFPPKPRCESNSAGFVSVGLTACRYAMQMLAVGMLCSVLIAFGECFYSRTLRRYRLRMRVA; this is encoded by the exons ATGTGGAGCATTCTGAGTTTTATCTTATTCCTTATTTTCTGGACTAGGTGCGATTGCTACGTATTGAAGGACAAGGACTCGATTCTAGTCGACTATTTCCGGACCAGAAATGTGAATGCAATCACTTACGCGACGTGTGCTGAGGAGGAAAACg GCTTTCAAATTTACGGGACGATCGAAAAATTAATGACTCAAGGATTTATGATTGcagttttcaagaaaaatttagaaaatgaaTTTTCTATCGCTCCCCACCAGCACAATATGGGCGTCTTTCTAAACCTAGCATGCCCAAAATCAGACCACGTCCTGCGGCGGGCCGAAACCAATAACTACTTCTCTGAGGCTTACTATTGGATAATACAAGGAACATCTTTCGAAAGTGCAACTGAACGTCTTAACCGAGTTTTTATACCTCCTTGCAGTCAAGTGCTAGTCATCTATCTGAATGAGGGCTCATTCCAGCTAAAATACTTCTACAAAGCTGCTTCGGATACTCCTCTCCGCATTGACAATAAATCCCACGCTTTCCACGGTGAGATCATACCAAACCGCAAGGATCTGGAAGGGATCTATCTTCGAAGCATCATTGTTATAGCCTTCCCCGATGTATTTACAACCCTGGATGATCAGAGGATGCGACATATTGACACGATGGCGAAGGCTAACTTTCCAATATCACGAAATTTGCGGGAGGATTTGAACTTCAATTTCGACATGCAGCAAGCAGACAACTTTGGCTGGAGGCGTCCGAATGGCAGTTTTGATGGGATGGTAGGGAAGTTGCAGCGTAACGAAGTAGACTTCGGGAATGTTGCAATATTCATGAGACTAGATCGAATCCCAATTGTTGATTTTGCAGCGGATACAATTCGAGTTCGTGCTTGTATAATGTTTAGGCAACCACCATTGTCGGCTGTTACGAACATTTTCGCTCTCCCATTCACGGGGGAAGTTTGGTTTGCGATCCTTCTTTTTCTGGTAACAACAATAATTGCTCTGAAAGTTCTGGTTTCGTATGCGACGACCCCGGTTAATATGAATTTCATGGATTGTGTGGATTTCGCTTGGGGTGCAATGTGCCAACAAGGCTTTTACGTGGATGTTGTCTCCCGATCAGGGAGGATTTTGGTCTTCACAACATTCGTTACAGCTCTCTTTCTGTTCACATCCTTTTCCGCGAATATTGTTGCACTGTTGCAGAGCCCCAGTGAAACCATTAAGTCCTTATATGAACTAGCTCTGTCTCCGCTTGAGCTTGGTGTGCAGGATACTGTCTACAATAAGATTTACTTCAAG GAAACAACGGATCCTGTTACCAAATTCCTCTTTGAGAAGAAGATAAGTCCAAAAGGAGATGCAGTGTTCATGCGTCCTGAAATCGGTATCAAACGAATGAGGAAGCAACTTTTTGCGTACCAAGTGGAATCACAAGCGGCTTACCAAATAATCAGTGACACCTACAGTGAACCAGAAAAGTGTGGTCTGAAAGAGTTAGAACCATTTCAGCTGCCTCCAATGTCCATTCCAATGCGCAAGGATTTTCCCTACAAGGAACTATTTCGGCAAAG ATTACGGTGGCAACGTGAGGTTGGCCTTATCAGACGGGAGGCTACCCGCTGGTTCCCTCCCAAACCTCGATGTGAGAGTAACTCAGCTGGTTTTGTTTCCGTGGGCTTAACTGCGTGCCGATATGCTATGCAAATGTTGGCAGTTGGAATGCTTTGTTCTGTCTTAATTGCTTTTGGAGAATGTTTTTATTCCAGGACTTTAAGAAGGTATCGACTAAGGATGAGAGTTGCATGA